Proteins from one Bacteroides zhangwenhongii genomic window:
- a CDS encoding FtsW/RodA/SpoVE family cell cycle protein → MDLLKNIFKGDKVIWIIFLCLCLISIVEVFSAASTLTYKSGDHWGPITQHSVILMVGAVVVVILHNIPYKWFQVFPVFLYPISLVLLAFVTLMGIITGDRVNGAARWMTFMGLQFQPSELAKMAVIIAVSFILSKKQDEYGANPKAFKYIMILTGLVFLLIAPENLSTAMLLFGVVCMMMFIGRVSSKKLFGMLGLMALVGIVAVGILMAIPGKTLHNTPGLHRFETWQNRVSGFFENEEVPAAKFDIDKDAQIAHARIAIATSNVVGKGPGNSIQRDFLSQAFSDFIFAIVIEEMGLIGGIFVVFLYLCLLMRAGRIAQKCERTFPAFLVMGIALLLVSQAILNMMVAVGLFPVTGQPLPLVSKGGTSTLINCAYIGMILSVSRYTAHLEEQKAHDAQIQLQIATDAAANSEAQTAAEPTAQILNSDAKFEDESDKR, encoded by the coding sequence TTGGATTTATTAAAGAACATATTCAAAGGCGACAAGGTAATCTGGATTATTTTCCTTTGTCTCTGCCTCATCTCGATAGTCGAGGTGTTCTCGGCAGCGTCGACACTGACTTATAAAAGTGGCGACCATTGGGGACCGATTACACAGCACTCTGTTATTCTGATGGTGGGTGCAGTAGTGGTGGTAATTCTACACAACATACCCTACAAATGGTTTCAGGTATTTCCGGTCTTCCTGTATCCGATTTCTCTGGTACTGTTGGCATTTGTCACCCTGATGGGTATCATTACAGGCGACCGTGTCAACGGAGCTGCGCGTTGGATGACCTTTATGGGATTACAGTTTCAACCGTCGGAGTTGGCAAAAATGGCGGTTATCATTGCCGTCTCATTTATCTTGTCCAAGAAACAGGACGAATACGGAGCCAACCCGAAAGCCTTCAAATACATCATGATTCTTACCGGACTGGTCTTTCTGCTTATTGCACCGGAAAACCTTTCAACAGCCATGCTGCTATTCGGAGTTGTATGTATGATGATGTTCATCGGGCGGGTATCTTCCAAGAAACTGTTCGGTATGCTGGGGCTAATGGCACTTGTAGGCATAGTGGCTGTGGGAATACTAATGGCCATTCCCGGAAAGACACTGCACAATACACCGGGACTTCACCGTTTCGAGACCTGGCAGAACCGTGTTTCCGGCTTCTTCGAGAATGAAGAAGTACCTGCCGCCAAGTTCGATATTGATAAAGACGCGCAGATAGCACACGCCCGGATCGCCATTGCTACCAGCAATGTAGTCGGCAAAGGTCCGGGCAACTCAATACAACGCGATTTCCTCAGTCAAGCCTTCTCCGACTTTATCTTCGCCATTGTGATCGAAGAGATGGGATTGATAGGGGGGATATTCGTGGTATTCCTCTATCTATGCTTGCTGATGCGGGCCGGACGAATCGCCCAGAAATGCGAAAGGACTTTTCCCGCCTTCCTTGTGATGGGGATTGCCTTGTTGTTGGTATCGCAGGCAATACTGAACATGATGGTTGCCGTCGGACTATTCCCCGTCACAGGACAACCGCTACCTCTAGTCAGCAAAGGAGGAACAAGTACATTGATTAATTGCGCTTACATCGGAATGATATTAAGCGTCAGCCGATATACCGCTCATCTGGAAGAACAGAAAGCGCACGATGCGCAGATTCAGTTGCAGATCGCGACAGATGCGGCCGCCAATTCGGAAGCTCAGACTGCTGCCGAGCCAACTGCACAGATTTTGAACAGCGATGCAAAATTCGAGGATGAGAGTGACAAGCGATGA
- the murC gene encoding UDP-N-acetylmuramate--L-alanine ligase produces the protein MNIETIKSVYFVGAGGIGMSALVRYFLFKGKVVAGYDRTPTPLTDALIAEGAQIHYEENVDLIPDACKDKESTLVVFTPAVPQEHEELVYFRNNGFEIQKRAQVLGTITHSSKGLCVAGTHGKTTTSTMTAHLLHQSHVECTAFLGGISKNYGTNLLLSQKSPYTVIEADEFDRSFHWLSPFMSVITATDPDHLDIYGTEAAYLESFEHYTTLIQPGGALIIRKGISLQPKVQPGVRVYTYSRDEGDFHAENIRIGNGEIFIDFVAPDTRINDIQLGVPVSINIENGVAAMALAHLNGVTDEEIKRGMASFRGVDRRFDFKIKNDRIVFLSDYAHHPSEIKQSVLSMRELYKDKKITAIFQPHLYTRTRDFYQDFADSLSLLDEVILVDIYPAREAPIPGVTSRLIYDNLRPGIEKSMCKKEDILNILKDKNIEVLITLGAGDIDNYVPEIKKILERKND, from the coding sequence ATGAATATCGAAACTATAAAATCAGTCTATTTCGTAGGTGCCGGCGGTATCGGTATGAGTGCCCTTGTACGCTACTTCCTCTTCAAAGGCAAGGTAGTAGCCGGATATGACCGTACTCCCACTCCATTGACTGACGCTCTGATTGCCGAAGGCGCACAGATACATTACGAAGAAAATGTGGATTTGATTCCGGATGCTTGTAAAGACAAAGAAAGTACGCTCGTCGTATTCACCCCCGCCGTCCCACAGGAACACGAAGAACTGGTTTACTTCCGCAACAACGGATTCGAGATACAAAAACGCGCTCAAGTATTGGGAACGATTACACATTCGAGCAAAGGCTTGTGTGTAGCCGGTACTCATGGCAAGACCACTACATCCACCATGACGGCACACCTGCTCCATCAGTCACACGTAGAATGTACCGCCTTTCTCGGAGGAATCTCGAAAAACTACGGAACAAACCTCTTGCTTTCACAGAAAAGCCCTTACACGGTAATCGAAGCCGACGAATTCGACCGTTCCTTCCATTGGCTGTCCCCGTTTATGTCTGTCATTACAGCTACCGATCCGGATCACTTGGATATTTACGGAACAGAAGCAGCTTATCTGGAAAGTTTCGAACATTACACAACCCTCATCCAGCCGGGCGGCGCATTGATCATCCGCAAAGGCATCTCACTACAGCCCAAAGTGCAACCCGGTGTACGCGTCTACACCTATTCACGTGACGAGGGCGATTTCCATGCAGAGAATATCCGCATCGGAAACGGAGAGATATTTATAGACTTTGTGGCGCCGGATACCCGTATCAATGATATCCAACTCGGAGTGCCGGTGAGTATCAATATAGAAAATGGCGTAGCCGCTATGGCATTGGCACACCTGAACGGAGTAACTGATGAAGAGATTAAAAGAGGCATGGCTAGTTTTCGGGGAGTAGACCGCCGGTTCGACTTTAAGATCAAGAACGACCGGATAGTCTTCCTGAGCGACTATGCCCATCACCCCTCAGAAATCAAGCAGAGTGTACTGTCTATGCGGGAGCTTTACAAAGACAAGAAAATCACAGCTATCTTCCAGCCACACCTTTATACCCGTACGCGCGATTTCTATCAAGACTTTGCCGACAGCCTGTCGCTGCTTGACGAAGTGATTCTGGTAGATATCTATCCGGCACGCGAAGCCCCGATTCCGGGAGTTACCAGCCGGCTGATTTACGACAATCTCCGTCCCGGTATCGAAAAAAGTATGTGCAAAAAGGAAGATATACTGAACATTCTGAAAGATAAAAACATTGAAGTATTAATAACTTTGGGAGCAGGAGATATAGACAACTATGTCCCCGAGATAAAGAAAATACTGGAAAGGAAGAATGATTAA
- the murG gene encoding undecaprenyldiphospho-muramoylpentapeptide beta-N-acetylglucosaminyltransferase, producing MEKELRIIISGGGTGGHIFPAVSIANAIMELRPDAKILFVGAEGRMEMQRVPDAGYQIIGLPIAGFDRKHLWKNVSVIIKLIRSQWKARSIIKNFRPQVAVGVGGYASGPTLKTAGMMGVPTLIQEQNSYAGVTNKLLAQKARRICVAYDGMEKFFPADKIIMTGNPVRQNLTKDMPSKEDALRSFHLQPDKKTILIVGGSLGARTINNTLTAGLATIKENGNIQFIWQTGKYYYPQVTEAVKAAGALPNLYVTDFIKDMAAAYSAADLVISRAGAGSISEFCLLHKPVILVPSPNVAEDHQTKNALALVDKQAAIYVKDSEAEKTLIDVALATVNDERRLKELSENIAKLALPDSAKIIAQEVIKLAEAKN from the coding sequence ATGGAAAAAGAACTTAGAATTATTATTAGTGGTGGAGGTACGGGAGGGCACATCTTTCCCGCCGTCTCTATTGCAAACGCGATAATGGAGTTACGCCCTGACGCCAAAATCCTCTTTGTAGGAGCGGAAGGCCGTATGGAAATGCAACGGGTTCCCGATGCGGGCTATCAGATCATCGGTCTTCCGATAGCCGGTTTCGACCGCAAGCATTTATGGAAGAATGTATCGGTAATCATCAAACTGATACGCAGCCAATGGAAGGCGCGCAGTATCATCAAGAACTTCCGTCCGCAAGTAGCGGTAGGCGTAGGCGGTTACGCCAGCGGTCCCACGTTGAAGACTGCCGGAATGATGGGAGTGCCTACCTTGATACAGGAACAGAACTCGTATGCCGGAGTCACCAATAAACTATTGGCACAGAAAGCCCGGAGAATCTGTGTAGCTTATGACGGTATGGAGAAATTTTTCCCAGCCGATAAGATTATCATGACGGGAAATCCGGTACGTCAGAACCTGACAAAAGATATGCCGTCCAAAGAGGACGCACTACGTTCTTTCCATCTGCAACCGGACAAGAAAACGATTCTTATCGTAGGTGGCAGCTTGGGAGCGCGCACCATCAATAACACGCTGACTGCCGGATTAGCGACAATCAAAGAAAACGGAAACATACAATTTATCTGGCAAACCGGTAAATATTACTATCCGCAAGTGACAGAAGCCGTGAAAGCGGCAGGCGCACTTCCCAATCTATATGTAACGGATTTTATCAAGGATATGGCAGCTGCCTATTCAGCGGCCGACCTTGTTATCTCCCGTGCAGGAGCAGGCTCCATCTCCGAGTTCTGCCTATTGCATAAACCTGTCATTCTGGTACCTTCCCCCAATGTGGCCGAAGACCATCAGACTAAGAATGCCCTAGCACTGGTAGACAAACAGGCAGCTATCTACGTCAAAGACAGCGAAGCGGAAAAGACATTGATAGATGTGGCTTTAGCCACCGTCAATGATGAGCGGAGATTAAAAGAATTAAGCGAGAATATAGCCAAGCTGGCTTTACCCGATTCTGCGAAAATCATCGCGCAGGAAGTGATAAAACTGGCGGAAGCAAAGAACTAA
- the ftsZ gene encoding cell division protein FtsZ, with protein sequence MDEIVQFDFPTDSPKIIKVIGVGGGGGNAVNHMYREGIHDVTFVLCNTDNQALAESPVPVKLQLGRSITQGLGAGNRPERARDAAEESIEDIRNQLNDGTKMVFITAGMGGGTGTGAAPVIARIAKEMDILTVGIVTIPFIFEGEKKIIQALDGVERIAQHVDALLVINNERLREIYADLTFMNAFGKADDTLSIAAKSIAEIITMRGTVNLDFADVKTILKDGGVAIMSTGFGEGENRVTKAIDDALHSPLLNNNDIFNAKKVMLNVSFCPSSELMMEEMNEIHEFMSKFREGVEVIWGVAIDNSLETKVKITVLATGFGVEDVPGMDSLHAARSQEEEERQLQLEEEKEKNKERIRKAYGESASNIGSKSLRKRRHIYLFNMEDLDNDDIIAMVEDSPTYMRDKTTLTKIRTKAALEEEVATEEATDENGVITF encoded by the coding sequence ATGGACGAGATAGTACAATTCGATTTCCCGACAGATTCACCGAAGATCATCAAAGTGATTGGCGTAGGTGGTGGTGGTGGCAACGCTGTAAACCACATGTACCGGGAAGGTATTCATGATGTAACGTTCGTTCTTTGCAACACGGACAACCAGGCATTGGCCGAATCACCGGTTCCGGTGAAACTGCAACTGGGCCGTAGCATCACACAAGGTCTTGGAGCCGGCAACCGTCCCGAACGGGCACGCGATGCCGCCGAAGAAAGTATAGAAGACATTAGAAACCAACTGAACGACGGCACCAAGATGGTATTCATCACTGCCGGAATGGGTGGTGGAACAGGAACCGGCGCAGCCCCTGTCATTGCCCGCATCGCAAAGGAGATGGATATTCTGACAGTCGGTATCGTTACCATCCCCTTTATCTTCGAAGGGGAAAAGAAAATTATCCAAGCGTTGGACGGTGTGGAACGTATCGCTCAACACGTTGACGCTTTATTGGTTATCAACAACGAACGCTTGCGCGAAATATATGCCGACCTTACCTTTATGAATGCATTCGGCAAGGCCGATGATACACTCTCCATCGCTGCCAAAAGTATTGCCGAGATTATCACCATGCGCGGTACGGTCAATCTGGACTTTGCCGATGTGAAGACTATCTTGAAAGATGGTGGAGTAGCCATCATGAGTACCGGATTCGGTGAAGGAGAAAATCGGGTAACCAAAGCAATCGATGATGCGCTGCATTCTCCGCTACTCAACAACAACGATATCTTCAACGCCAAAAAGGTGATGTTGAACGTTTCCTTCTGTCCGTCATCCGAATTGATGATGGAAGAGATGAACGAGATACATGAATTCATGAGTAAGTTCCGCGAAGGTGTGGAGGTTATCTGGGGTGTCGCCATCGACAACTCTTTGGAAACAAAAGTGAAGATTACCGTACTTGCAACCGGATTCGGAGTAGAGGATGTTCCCGGCATGGACAGCCTGCACGCTGCGCGCAGCCAGGAAGAAGAGGAACGCCAACTGCAACTGGAAGAAGAGAAAGAGAAAAACAAAGAACGCATCCGCAAAGCATACGGAGAAAGCGCCAGCAATATCGGAAGCAAGAGCCTGCGCAAACGTCGTCACATCTACCTCTTCAATATGGAAGACCTGGACAACGACGACATCATCGCTATGGTAGAGGATTCTCCCACATATATGCGCGATAAGACAACCCTCACCAAGATACGGACCAAAGCCGCTCTGGAGGAGGAAGTCGCAACGGAAGAAGCAACAGACGAGAATGGCGTGATTACGTTCTAA
- the ftsA gene encoding cell division protein FtsA: MATTEFIAAIELGSSKITGVAGRKNSDGSMQILAYAQEDSSTFIRKGVIFNLDKTAQSLTSIINRLEGELKNSIAKVYVGIGGQSLRTVRNVVSRDLEEEAIISEELVSAIGDENIAIPVVDMDILDVAPQEYKVGNNLQANPVGLVGSHIEGRFLNIVARASVRKNLEHCFQQAKIDIAEQLIAPLVTANAVLTESERRSGCALVDFGADTTTISVYKNNILRFLTVLPLGGNSITRDITTLQMEEEEAERLKKTYGDALYEEEPEQEEATCKLDDDSRTIKVADLNNIIEARAEEIIANVWNQIQLSGFDDKLLAGIIMTGGAANLKNLEEMLRKRSKIEKIRMARLPRNTVHAPSDILKKDGSQNTLFGLLFEGNQNCCLIETVSQPAPATPKPEAEVLKTGDIFENDQELKEQARIARLKKEEEEREAKLAAKEAEKLRKQKEKEEKERRKREAKPGWFTTKMKKTIEEMTNIFNEDDEMK, encoded by the coding sequence ATGGCAACAACAGAATTTATCGCCGCTATTGAACTTGGTTCATCGAAGATAACCGGTGTGGCCGGAAGAAAGAACAGTGACGGAAGTATGCAGATACTGGCGTATGCACAGGAAGACTCTTCTACGTTCATCCGTAAAGGAGTTATCTTTAACCTGGACAAGACGGCACAAAGTCTGACTTCTATCATCAACAGACTGGAAGGTGAGTTGAAAAACTCAATTGCTAAAGTATATGTAGGTATTGGCGGTCAATCACTTCGCACAGTACGCAACGTGGTAAGCCGCGATCTGGAAGAAGAAGCCATCATATCGGAGGAACTTGTCAGCGCTATCGGCGACGAGAACATCGCCATCCCGGTGGTAGACATGGACATACTGGACGTAGCGCCACAGGAATATAAGGTGGGAAATAACCTGCAAGCCAATCCGGTGGGTCTGGTAGGAAGCCATATCGAAGGCCGTTTCCTCAATATTGTCGCCCGTGCTTCCGTGCGGAAGAATTTGGAGCATTGCTTCCAACAGGCAAAAATAGATATAGCCGAACAACTGATTGCCCCGCTCGTGACAGCCAACGCGGTATTGACAGAAAGCGAACGCCGTTCGGGCTGCGCTTTGGTCGACTTCGGTGCAGATACGACTACCATCTCCGTTTACAAAAACAATATCCTCCGCTTCCTGACTGTGCTGCCGCTAGGAGGTAACAGTATCACACGAGATATCACCACCTTGCAGATGGAAGAGGAAGAAGCAGAACGTTTGAAGAAAACCTACGGTGACGCTCTTTATGAAGAAGAGCCCGAACAAGAAGAGGCTACTTGCAAACTGGACGATGACAGTCGTACCATTAAAGTAGCCGACCTCAACAATATCATCGAAGCCCGTGCCGAAGAAATCATTGCCAATGTATGGAATCAGATACAACTCTCCGGCTTTGACGACAAACTGCTGGCAGGAATTATCATGACAGGAGGAGCTGCCAACCTAAAGAACCTGGAAGAGATGTTGCGCAAACGTAGCAAAATAGAGAAAATCAGAATGGCAAGACTTCCACGTAATACCGTTCATGCCCCTAGCGATATCCTGAAAAAAGACGGCTCGCAGAATACGTTATTCGGGCTTCTGTTTGAAGGGAACCAGAATTGCTGCCTGATAGAAACAGTTTCTCAACCTGCTCCGGCCACTCCTAAACCGGAAGCGGAAGTTCTCAAGACAGGCGATATATTCGAAAACGACCAGGAACTGAAAGAACAAGCCCGCATCGCCCGACTCAAGAAAGAGGAAGAGGAACGAGAAGCCAAACTGGCTGCCAAAGAAGCCGAGAAACTTCGCAAGCAGAAAGAAAAGGAGGAGAAAGAAAGGCGGAAAAGAGAAGCTAAGCCCGGTTGGTTCACAACAAAAATGAAGAAAACGATTGAGGAAATGACCAACATCTTCAATGAAGATGATGAAATGAAATAA
- a CDS encoding GatB/YqeY domain-containing protein: MDLFDKVSEDIKNAMKAKDKVALETLRNVKKFFLEAKTAPGANDTLTDDAALKIIQKLVKQGKDSAEIYIGQGRQDLADAELGQVAVMEKYLPKQMSAEELEAALKEIIAEVGATSGKDMGKVMGVASKKLAGLAEGRAISAKVKELLG; encoded by the coding sequence ATGGATTTATTTGATAAAGTCAGCGAAGACATAAAAAACGCAATGAAGGCAAAGGACAAAGTAGCCTTAGAGACTTTGAGAAACGTTAAGAAGTTTTTCCTTGAAGCAAAGACTGCTCCGGGAGCTAACGATACACTGACAGATGATGCGGCACTTAAAATCATCCAGAAACTCGTAAAACAAGGAAAGGACTCTGCCGAGATCTATATCGGACAAGGCCGTCAGGACTTGGCTGACGCAGAGCTAGGACAGGTAGCCGTTATGGAGAAGTATCTGCCGAAACAAATGTCTGCCGAAGAACTGGAAGCGGCATTAAAGGAAATCATTGCCGAAGTGGGTGCCACCAGCGGAAAAGACATGGGTAAAGTAATGGGAGTAGCTTCCAAGAAATTGGCAGGACTTGCCGAAGGCCGTGCCATATCAGCAAAAGTAAAAGAGCTTTTGGGATAA
- a CDS encoding cell division protein FtsQ/DivIB, protein MVKRILLSIVMLVLIAYLVVAVSAFNRKPADQTCRDMELVIKDTAYAGFITKDELKGILQKKGIYPIGKKMERISTKSLERELSKHPLIDEAECYKTPSGKVCVEVTQRIPILRVMSANGENYYLDNKGTVMPPDAKCVAHRVIVTGNVEKSFAMKDLYKFGVFLHNNKFWDAQIEQIHVLPDRNIELVPRVGDHLVYLGKLDDFEDKLARLKEFYKKGLNKVGWNKYSRINLEFSNQIICTKRER, encoded by the coding sequence ATGGTAAAGAGAATCCTTCTGTCCATCGTCATGTTGGTGCTCATAGCCTACCTGGTCGTAGCTGTCAGCGCCTTCAACCGCAAGCCTGCCGACCAGACCTGCCGTGACATGGAATTAGTTATTAAGGATACCGCTTATGCCGGTTTCATCACCAAAGACGAACTGAAAGGTATCCTTCAGAAAAAAGGCATCTACCCCATCGGGAAAAAGATGGAACGCATCTCTACCAAGTCATTGGAACGGGAACTGAGTAAACACCCGTTGATTGACGAAGCGGAATGCTACAAGACTCCTAGCGGCAAAGTCTGCGTGGAAGTGACACAACGCATTCCCATCTTACGGGTAATGAGCGCCAATGGTGAGAATTACTACCTTGACAACAAAGGAACCGTCATGCCTCCCGATGCAAAATGCGTCGCTCACCGGGTAATTGTCACCGGAAACGTAGAAAAGTCGTTTGCAATGAAGGATTTATATAAGTTTGGTGTATTTTTGCATAACAATAAGTTCTGGGATGCGCAGATAGAACAGATTCATGTATTGCCCGACCGCAATATCGAATTAGTGCCACGTGTGGGAGACCACCTTGTCTATCTCGGCAAACTGGATGACTTTGAAGACAAACTGGCACGCCTGAAAGAATTCTATAAGAAAGGGCTCAATAAGGTAGGCTGGAACAAATATTCACGCATCAACCTTGAATTCAGCAATCAGATTATCTGTACGAAAAGAGAACGATGA
- the recO gene encoding DNA repair protein RecO — translation MLQKTKGIVLHTLKYNDTSIIVDIYTELSGRASFLVAVPRSRKAAVKSVLFQPLSFIEFEADYRPNATLYRVKEAKSFYPFSSIPYDPYKSAMALFLSEFLYRAIREEAENRPLFAYLQHSIIWLDECREGFSNFHLVFLMRLSRFLGLYPNLEDYHAGDYFDLLNACFTSTRPQLHSSYINPEDAGRLRQLMRMNYETMHLFGMSRAERTRCLTTINDYYSLHLPDFPVLKSLEVLKELFD, via the coding sequence ATGCTGCAAAAAACGAAAGGAATCGTTCTTCATACATTAAAGTACAATGATACTTCTATCATTGTAGATATATACACGGAGCTTTCCGGCAGGGCTTCTTTTCTTGTGGCGGTTCCCCGTTCACGAAAAGCAGCGGTGAAATCCGTTCTTTTCCAGCCGTTGTCTTTTATTGAATTTGAGGCGGATTACAGACCGAATGCGACTCTTTATCGGGTGAAAGAGGCGAAATCCTTTTATCCTTTTTCTTCCATTCCCTATGATCCTTATAAATCTGCGATGGCGCTTTTTCTATCGGAATTCCTTTATCGGGCTATTCGGGAGGAGGCTGAGAACCGTCCGCTGTTTGCTTATTTGCAGCATTCCATCATTTGGTTGGATGAGTGCAGGGAAGGATTCTCTAATTTCCATCTTGTTTTTCTAATGCGTCTTTCCCGTTTTTTGGGCCTTTATCCCAATCTGGAAGACTATCATGCCGGTGATTACTTCGATTTGCTGAATGCTTGTTTTACTTCTACTCGTCCCCAGCTGCATTCATCCTATATCAATCCTGAAGATGCGGGACGTCTTCGGCAATTGATGCGTATGAATTATGAGACTATGCATCTTTTCGGTATGAGTCGTGCCGAACGTACTCGCTGTCTGACGACTATCAATGATTATTATAGTCTGCATTTGCCGGACTTCCCGGTATTGAAATCATTAGAAGTGTTGAAAGAACTGTTTGATTAG
- the murD gene encoding UDP-N-acetylmuramoyl-L-alanine--D-glutamate ligase: MKRIVILGAGESGAGAAVLAKVKGFETFVSDMSAIKDKYKELLDSHHIDWEEGRHTEELILNADEVIKSPGIPNDAPLILKLKAQGTPVISEIEFAGRYTDAKMICITGSNGKTTTTSLIYHIFKSAGLNVGLAGNIGKSLALQVAEDHHDYYIIELSSFQLDNMYNFRANIAVLMNITPDHLDRYDHCMQNYIDAKFRITQNQTPDDAFIFWNDDPIIKRELAKHGLKAHLYPFAAVKEDGAIAYVEDHEVKINEPIAFNMEQEELALTGQHNLYNSLAAGISANLAGITKENIRRALSDFKGVEHRLEKVARVRGIDFINDSKATNVNSCWYALQSMTTKTVLILGGKDKGNDYTEIEDLVREKCSALVYMGLHNEKLHDFFDRFGLPVADVQTGMKDAVEAAYKLAKKGETVLLSPCCASFDLFKSYEDRGEQFKECVRAL; encoded by the coding sequence ATGAAAAGAATAGTAATTTTAGGAGCTGGCGAAAGCGGTGCAGGTGCAGCCGTACTCGCTAAAGTCAAAGGATTTGAGACGTTTGTTTCGGATATGTCCGCCATCAAGGACAAGTATAAGGAACTTCTCGACAGCCACCACATTGACTGGGAAGAAGGCCGCCATACCGAAGAACTCATTCTGAATGCCGACGAAGTAATCAAAAGTCCGGGTATTCCGAATGACGCTCCCCTCATTCTGAAACTGAAAGCTCAAGGAACGCCGGTTATATCAGAGATTGAGTTTGCCGGACGTTACACGGACGCCAAAATGATCTGTATCACCGGTTCGAACGGAAAGACGACTACGACTTCCCTCATCTACCATATCTTCAAGAGTGCAGGTCTGAATGTAGGTTTGGCAGGTAATATCGGCAAGAGCCTGGCTTTGCAGGTAGCCGAAGACCACCATGATTATTATATTATCGAACTGAGTTCTTTCCAATTGGATAATATGTATAACTTCCGTGCGAATATAGCCGTATTGATGAATATTACTCCGGACCATCTGGACCGCTACGATCATTGTATGCAGAATTACATCGATGCCAAATTCCGTATCACCCAGAATCAAACTCCGGACGACGCTTTTATCTTCTGGAACGACGACCCTATCATTAAACGCGAATTGGCAAAGCATGGTCTGAAAGCACACCTCTACCCTTTCGCAGCCGTAAAGGAAGACGGAGCGATTGCATACGTAGAAGATCACGAAGTGAAAATCAATGAGCCGATTGCTTTCAATATGGAACAGGAGGAATTGGCTTTGACAGGACAGCATAATCTGTACAATTCTTTGGCTGCCGGTATCTCAGCCAATCTGGCAGGTATCACCAAAGAAAACATACGCAGGGCCCTCTCCGACTTCAAGGGCGTGGAACACCGGTTGGAGAAAGTGGCACGTGTCCGTGGAATTGATTTCATCAACGACTCCAAAGCGACGAACGTCAATTCGTGTTGGTATGCCCTGCAAAGCATGACTACCAAAACAGTATTGATTCTCGGTGGAAAAGATAAAGGAAACGATTATACGGAAATTGAAGACCTGGTACGCGAAAAGTGCTCGGCTCTTGTATATATGGGACTTCACAACGAGAAGCTGCATGATTTCTTCGACCGTTTCGGTTTGCCCGTAGCAGACGTGCAAACCGGCATGAAAGACGCTGTAGAAGCCGCCTATAAATTGGCGAAGAAAGGTGAAACCGTATTATTGAGTCCTTGCTGCGCTTCTTTCGACCTCTTCAAGAGTTACGAGGATCGTGGCGAGCAATTTAAAGAATGCGTCCGCGCCCTTTAA